The Streptomyces kanamyceticus DNA segment CGAGCAGGCGTACGCCTACTCGCGGATCGCGCTGCGGCTGGCCTCCAGGGTCGCCGCCGTGCGTGAGGCAGCGGGCTTCGCCGCGTACGCGAACCAGAAGTACAGCGAGGCGCTGGCCGAGTTCCGTGCCGCGCGGCGGATGACCGGCAGCGTCGAGCTGTGGCCCGTCATGGCGGACTGCGAGCGTGGGCTCGGCCGTCCCGAGAAGGCGCTGGAGATGGCCGGTGCGCCGGAGGTGCAGAAGCTGGACAAGGCCGGTCAGGTCGAGATGCGGCTCGTGGCCGCCGGGGCCCGGCGCGACCTGGACCAGATCGATGCCGCCATCGTCACGCTGCAGAGCCCCGAGCTCGCCTCGAACTCCGTGCAGCCCTGGACGGCGCGACTGCGGTACGCGTACGCCGACGCGCTGTTGGATGCGGGCCGCGAGGACGAAGCGCGCGAGTGGTTCGCCAAGGTCATCGAGTCCGACAAGGACGGCAGCACCGACGCGTCCGACCGGCTCGCCGAGCTGGACGGTGTCGAGTTCGTCGACGCGCTTGGCGACGACGAGGTCGACGGGACGGACGAGGTTGCCGAGGTCGTCGAGGTTGTCGAGCTCCGGGAGTCTTCCGAGGACTCCGACGACTCGGCGGACGACGCCGTGGACTCTGCGGATTCCGCGGGCCACAAGGACTGACCTCCGGGCAGACTGAGACGGGCGGGACTCCCTGAGGGGGTCCCGCCCGTTGTCGTATGTCCGGAAGGTGCCCGGTGTCAGAAGTCCAGACTGCGCAGGACCAGGCCGGTGGCGGGCTTGGGGCCGAAGGACGTGGACTTGCGGGGCATCGTGACGCCCTGGCGGGCCAGGTCGCGGACGACCTCCTCGCGGACCGGGTGCATCAGGACCGCCGTGCCGCCGTCCCGCTCCGCCTTCTCGACCGTCGCCGCGGTGTCGTGGATGTATGCGATGTGCTCCGGGGCGTCGGGGATCCGCCAGACGTGGTCGAGGAGCGTGGCGTGCAGGACCGTCGCGTCCAGGGTGCGCCAGGCCTCGGGGAAATCGGCCGGGACCGTACGCGTGAGGAGGTCGGGGGACGGGTGGTCGACGAGGTGGAAGGCGCCGTCACCCGCGAGGACGAACGCGTTGCCCTTGCCCGCGGCCTCGGCCAGGGCGCCGAGCGCGTGGTCGAGATCGCCTTCCAGCGTGCGTACGCGGAAGGAGTCGCCGAGGGCGGCGAGCGCGTCGGCGACCGGGAGGCGGTGCAGGTAGCGGTGGATGGCGCGGACCCGCAGCGGGTAGCGGGCCGTGTCGACCAGGAGGACGAGGCCGTGGTCCCAGGCGCTCGGCGAAGGGTGCTCGGCGCGCAGCCGCAGGTTGGTCGCCCAGCGGTGGTGGCCGTCGGCGATCAGGGCCTGGTGGCGGGCGAGATCTGACGCGATCTCGGCGATCTCTGCCGGGTCCCGCACGGACCACAGGCGGTGGCTGAAGCCGTCTTCCGTGGTCGTGGAGAGGAGCGGGTCGCGAAGGGCGGTGCGTTCGATGACGCCGAGGGCGCCCGTCGCGTCGCCGTTGCTGCGGTAGGTGAGGAGCAGCGGCTCCAGGTTGGCGGCCGTGGCGCGCATCAGGCCCGCGCGGTCCTCGACGACGTGCGGCATGACGTCCTCGTGCGGCAGGACGATGCCCTCCGCGGCCTCCGAGAGCCGCAGCGTGCCGATGATGCCGCGCTGCAGGATGTCGCCGTCGTGCTGTTCGTAGACGTACAGGCTGGGCTCGGTGTCGGGGGCGAGGATGCCTTCCGCGAGCCAGCTGCCGAGGGTGTCGGCGGCCTGCTGGTTGCGGGCCGCCGGGGTGGTGGCCTGCGGGAGGATCAGGCGGACGATGTTGTGCGGGTCGGCGGATTCCAGGTGGAGGAGGCCGTCGGGGCGTACGACCACGTCGTACGGGGGTGAGGTCACGGCGGCGAGGCTGCCGACCCGTTCGGGTACGTACCGCACGCCCCGGAACGGGCGCAGTTCGAGGCCGGTTACGTCAGCGTGACCCACTGTGTTCATTAGGGCATCGTATGTGTGTCAGTGGCATAAGCGATGATCGGGGGAGTGGGATCGAGCGAGGAGCGATGTGTAATGAGCCAGACCGCAGGCGGCGGCGCGGACCGGAGCGTCAGGACGCGGCCCGAGGGCAGCGCGCGGGCGCTGAGCGAGGCCTATGACACGGCGCTGCTCGACCTGGACGGGGTGGTCTACGCGGGCGGGCACGCCATCGCGCACGCCGTCGATTCGCTCGGGACCGCGCGCGAGGGCGGCATGCACCTGGCGTACGTCACGAACAACGCGCTGCGCACCCCGGACGCGGTGGCCGAGCATCTGACGGAGCTCGGTATTCCGACCGAGGCCTCGGACGTCATCACGTCGGCGCAGGCGGCCGCCCGGCTGGTGAGCGAGCAAGTGCCCGCGGGGGCAAGGGTGTTGGTGATCGGTGGGGATGGGCTGAGGGTCGCGCTCCGGGAGCGGGGACTTGAGCCGGTGGAGTCCGCCGACGACGATCCGGTGGCGGTCGTGCAGGGGTACGGCGGGCCCGACATGGCGTGGGGGCGGTTCGCCGAGGCGAGTTACGCCATCGCGCGCGGGCTTCCGTGGTTCGCGTCCAACACGGATCTGACGATCCCGAGCGCGCGGGGCATCGCGCCGGGCAATGGCGCGGCCGTCGAGGTCGTACGCATCGCCACGGGCGCGGAGCCGCAGGTCGCGGGGAAGCCGCTGCCTCCGATGCACCGGGAGACGATTCTGCGGACGGGCGCGGAGCGGCCGTTGGTCGTGGGCGATCGTCTCGACACGGACATCGAGGGGGCGTTCAACGGAGAGGTGGACTCGCTGCTCGTCCTGACCGGGGTCACGGACGGGGCGCAGTTGCTGGCCGCGCCGCCCGAGCACCGGCCGACGTACGTGGACGTGGATCTGCGCGGCATGCTCACCGGTCAGCCCGAAGTCGCCCCCGTGGAGGGCGGGTTCGGCTGTGGCGGGTGGACCGCTTCGGTGCGGGGCGACGAGCTCGGGCTCGACGGCGAGGGCGAGGTCATCGACGGGCTGCGGGCGCTGTGCGCGGCGGCCTGGACCGAGGCCGGGGACGGCACCTGCGCCCTTGACGCGGGCAAGGCGCTGTCCCGGCTCGGGGTGTGAGGAACCAGGGAGGAACCAGGGGTGACGTGACGTCAGGGCCGTGGGCCCTGACGTCGGTCGCCTCGCCTCAGGCGGCCTCGCCCCGTTCGATCAGCTCGTCCGTGGTCGTGTCCTTGCGCCAATAGCCGGAGAACGACACCTTCTTGCGGTCGAAGCCGCGGTCGCGGACGAGGTGGCGGCGGACGGCCTTGACGGTCGCTGACTCACCGGCGACCCAGGCGTAGGGGGTGCCTTCGGGGAGGTCGGCGCCGCGTATCGCGTCCGTGGTGGCGCCTTCCGCGGTGAGCCAGTGGATCTCGGCGTCGGCCTTGGTGGGCAGTTCCTGACGGTCGGCCAGGTCGTGCACCTCGATCCAGACCCGGGTCGGCAGGCCGGGCGGGAGCGTCTCCAGGATGCTCGCGACGGCCGGGAGCGCGGACTCGTCGGCGGTCAGCAGGAGCCAGTCGGTGTCCTGCGGCGGCCGGAAGTCGTACGCCCCGTTCTCCTCGTCGACCGGGGCGAGCACGCCGATGCGGGCGCCGGGCCGCGCGGTCCGCGCCCAGCTGGTGGCCGGGCCGTCGCCGGGCGAGGGGGTCGCGCCGTGCACGGCGAAGTCGACGATCAGCTCATCGGGTTCGCGGCGCAGTTCGCGGGTCGTGTAGGTGCGCATGATGCCGCGTACGGACGGGTCGAGCGCGCACCACGCCGCGTACCAGTCCATCGCGTCACCGGAGTCGGTGTCCGGCATGACCGGGGTGTCCTGGCCCGGGTGCGGCAGGAAGATCTTGATGCGCTGGTCGCGGCCGCCCGATGCCATGCGCGACAAGCCGGTGCCGCCGAAGGCGACGCGGATCATGGCGGGGGTGAGGTGTTCGGCGCTCAGGACCTGGGCGTCGAAGAACTGGTACGGGGATTCGGTCATCGCTTGAGCCTCTTCGACTTCTCGACTGCGGTGGCGAGCCCCTCGAGGACGGGGGCGTATCCGGCGTAGCTGTAGCGCTCCTCCATCGACCAGGCCACGGTCTGACCTGCCTTGACGGCGGGGAGTTGGGCCCAGGTGGGCTTCTTCGCGAGCTCCTTGGGGGGCAGCGCGGTCGTACGGTTGTCGATCATGATCAGGTCGGCGTGGTGCCTGTCGGCGTTCTCCCAGCTGAGGAACTCCCAGAAGCCCCACTCGTCGCTCTTCTTGCCCTCGACGAACTCGATGCCGAGGTCCTTGAAGTAGTTCAGGTCGCAGTAGGAGTCGGGGACGGCGACGTACATCTGGTCGGCGTCGCCCGTCATCGCGAGGACCTTGAGGCCGCGGTTGGCCGCCGCGGCCTTGCGCAGGGTCCTTTCGGCCTTCTGGAAGCGGGCCTTGGCGGCGCGCACCTTCTCGGTCTCCAGGTCGGCGCCGAGGGAGGCGGCCAGTTCGGTGTAGCGCTCCAGCGGCTGCTTGAGGGAGACGCGGGCGCCGTCGATGCCGACGGTCGGGGCGAGCGAGGCGATCTTCTTGCCGCTCTCCTCGGGGACGAACCAGAGGGCGGGCGCCGGGAACATGTTGCTGATCAGCAGGTCGGGTTCGAGGGCCGCGTACTTCTCGATGTTGAACTGGCCCCACTCGGTACCGAGGCTGGTCAGCTTGGTGAGGTCGAGGTCGCCCGCCTGCGGGTTGGGCTTGCCGTCGATGGGCTTGGAGGGGCCGAAGACGCCCGTGCACGCGATGCCGTAGTCGTGCAGGGCGGCGGCCGTGCTGATGAAGGCGACGATGTTCTTCGGGAGCCGCTCGGCGCTTGCGGTCTTGCCGCGGTCGTCCTTGAAGCTCCAGGGTTTGCCGTCGCCCGCGTCCGCCGCGTCCTTGCCGCCCTTGCCGGAGGAGGCGGCATCGCTGTCGCCGCCGCACGCGGTGAGCAGGGCGCCGAGGCCCAGGGCGCCGCCCGCGCCGAGGAGGGTGCGGCGGGACAGGGCGGGATGGTGCGTGGGCATCAGGCGGCCTTCTCAGCTGGGTTGGTCTTCTTGGCGTCGGTGATGGCTGCGGCGAGCTGTTCGATGAGCGGCGCGTATCCGGCGTGGCTGAACTGGGCCTCGTTGGACCAGGACACGACCTGTCCCGCGCGTACGGCGGGCAGCTTGGCCCAGGTGGGCTTGGACTTCTTGAGGTCGGCGGGCTGGAGGTTGCCGGTCCGCCGGTCGACGAGGATCAGGTCGGCGTCGTAGGCGTCGGCGTTCTCCCAGGCCAGTTCCTCGAAGAAGCCCGCCGACGAGGGCTTGGCGGGGGTGACGAATTCGACGCCGAGGCTTTTGTAGTGGCGCAGGTCGGTGAAGCTCGCGGGGTTGCCCACATAGAGGAGGGGGTCCTGCGCGGCGATCGCCATGACCTTGATCCCGCCGCGGGCCTTCGCGGCCTTGGCCGCCTTGCGGAGGGTCTCGCAGGCGGCCTCGAAGCGCTTCTTCGCCGCGGTGACCTTGGCCGCCTTCAGGTCGGCGCCGAGCGATTCGGCGAGTTCGGCGAAGCGCCCGATGACGTGGGTGAGCGAGCTCTTGGCGGTGAGGATGCCGACGCTCGGGGCGAGCGAGGTGATCTTCTTGGCGGACTCTTCGGGGACGTACCAGAGGGTCGGCGCGACGTTCATGGTGCTGACCAGCAGGTCGGGCTCCAGGGCCGCGTACTTCTCGATGCTGAACTCGCCCCAGGCGTTGCCGATGACGGTCACTTTGTCGACATCGATGTCGGCGGCCTGGATGTCGGGTTCGCCGTTCTTCAGCTTGGTCGGCCCGAAGACACCCGTGCATTCGATGCCGAGGTCGTGGAGGGCCGCGGCCGCGCCGATGTAGGCGACGATCTTCTTCGGGGGCGCGGCGGACCTGGCGGTCTTGCCGCGGTCGTCCTCGAAGCGCCAGGTCTTCGCGTCGCCGCCGGACCGTTTCTCCTCGCCGCCGCCGCACGCGGTGAGCAGCGCGCCGACGCCGAGCGCGCCGCCCGCGGTGATTACGCCGCGGCGGTTCAGGGCAGTCGAGGGGGAGCGACGGGATGCGGGCATGGATGGCGCTTCTCTCATCGAAGTGCAGTGCGAGGGTAGGCTAACCTAACCTGGTGTTGGTCGACAGTCCCCCAGAACCCCGCGCGGAATCCGCTCCCGCGCCCCCCAAGCGCCGCGCGACACGCAGCATCGGGCTGCTGGTATCGGTGCTCGTGCTGCTGCTCGTCTTCCTCACGAGCATCGCGGTCGGCGCGAAATCGATGTCCATGGACCAGGTCTGGCACGGCCTCTTCGAGGACTCGGGGACGTACGGGGACGTGGTGGTCGGCGAGCGGCTCGCGCGCACCCTGCTCGGCCTGCTCGCCGGTGTCGCGCTCGGGCTCTCCGGCGCCGTCCTCCAGGCGCTCACCCGCAATCCGCTGGCCGACCCCGGACTGCTCGGCATCAACCTGGGCGCCTCGGCCGCGGTCGTCACCGCGATCAGCTTCTTCGGCGTGACCTCGCTGAGCGGCTACGTGTGGTTCGCCTTCGTGGGCGCCGCGCTCGTCGGCGTACTCCTCTACATCCTCGGCGGCGCGCGCGGCGCGACGCCCGTGCGGCTCGCGCTCGCGGGCACCGCCATCAGCGCGGCGCTCTACGGCTATCTGCAGGCCGTGATGATCACGGACGGCGCCGCGCTCAACAAGATGCGCTTCTGGACGGTCGGTTCCCTGGCCTCCGCCAACATGGACACCATCAAGCAGGTGCTGCCCTTCCTCGTGATCGGCACCGTGCTCGCGCTCTCCCTGGCCCGGCCGCTGAACGCCATGGCCATGGGCGACGACACCGCCCGCGCGCTCGGCGCCCATCTGACGCGGACCCGCGCCCTTTCCATGGCGGCGGCGACCCTGCTGTGCGGCGCGGCGACGGCGGCCTGCGGGCCCATCGTCTTCGTCGGCCTGATGGTGCCGCACATCGTGCGCTCCTTCACCGGCCCCGACATGCGCTGGATCCTGCCGTACGCGGCCGTCCTCTCGCCGGTCCTGCTGCTCGGCGCGGACGTCGTGGGACGCGTGGTGGCCCGGCCCTCCGAGCTCCAGGTGGGCATCGTGACCGCGGTCATCGGCGCGCCCGTCTTCATCCTTCTCGTACGTCGGCGGAAGTTGGCCCAGCTGTGAAGGCGATACGCACCCGGGGCGGCCTCTCCGTCCGGCTCGACGTCCGCACCGCGGTGGTCGTCGCCCTGCTGCTCGTGGCCGCGCTCGTCGCGAGCGTCGTCCTGATCGGCACCGGCGACTTCGAGATCCCGGCCGGCGACGTCGTGCGCACCCTGCTCGGCAACGGCGACGCGGGGCAGGAGTTCATCATCAACGACCTGCGCCTGCCGCGGGTCCTGGTCGGACTGCTCGTGGGCGCGGCCCTCGGGCTCGGCGGCGCGCTCTTCCAGTCCATCGCGCGCAACCCGCTGGGCAGCCCGGACGTGCTCGGCCTCGGACAGGGGTCGACCGCGGGCGCGCTCACGATGATCGTCCTCTTCCAGGGCGACGCGGTCGAGGTCGCGGGCGGCGCGCTCGTCGGCGGCCTGGTGACCGGCCTCGCCATCTATCTGCTCGCCTGGAAGCGGGGCGTGCACGGCTACCGGCTCGTCCTCGTCGGCATCGGCGTCTCCGCCTTCATGACGGCCATCAACGGCTACCTCCTCACCAAGGCCGACTTCGTGGACGCCGCCCGCGCCGTCGTCTGGATGACCGGATCCCTCAACGGCCGCGACTGGGAGCAGGTCTGGCCGCTGCTCGCGCTCTGCGCCGTCCTCGTACCGCTCGTCCTCGTGTACGGGCGGCCGCTGCGGATGCTGGAGATGGGCGACGACGTCGCCCACGCGCTCGGCGTACGCGTCGAGCGCACCCGCTTGGTGCTGCTGATCGCCTCCGTGCTGCTCACCGCGGCCGCCACCGCCGCCGCGGGCCCGGTCGCCTTCGTCGCGCTCACCGCGCCGCAGCTGGCCCGGCGCCTCACCCGCTCGCCCGGGCCGAACCTGATGCCCGCGATGTTCATGGGCGCCACGCTCCTGATCGTCGCGGACTGGGCCTCGCAGCGGGCCTTCGGCGCGGACCAGCTGCCCGTCGGCGTCGTCACCGGCGTGCTCGGCGGCGCCTATCTGCTGTGGCTGCTCGTCACGCAGCGGAAGGCGGGACGGATATGAAGCCTCGCCACCAACCCGTACAACCCAAGGACCAGGAGCGTGCTGCTGTGAACCGGCTCATCGCCGACGACGTCACCCTCGGCTATGACCAGCGCGTCATCGCGGAGAAGCTGTCCGTCGAGATACCCGACAACTCCTTCACCGTGATCGTGGGCCCCAACGCCTGCGGCAAGTCGACGCTGCTGCGCGCCCTGTCCCGGATGCTCAAGCCGTCCGAGGGCCGTGTGCTGCTCGACGGGAACGTCATCCAGTCGATGCCCGCCAAGAAGGTCGCCAAGACGCTCGGCCTGCTGCCCCAGTCGTCCATCGCGCCCGACGGGATCACGGTCGGCGACCTGGTGGCGCGCGGCCGCTACCCGCACCAGGGGCTGCTGCGGCAGTGGTCGGACGACGACGAGCGGATCGTCGACGAATCGATGGAGTCGACGGGCGTGCGCGAACTCGCCGAGCGCTATGTCGACGAACTCTCCGGCGGCCAGCGCCAGCGC contains these protein-coding regions:
- a CDS encoding ABC transporter substrate-binding protein yields the protein MPASRRSPSTALNRRGVITAGGALGVGALLTACGGGEEKRSGGDAKTWRFEDDRGKTARSAAPPKKIVAYIGAAAALHDLGIECTGVFGPTKLKNGEPDIQAADIDVDKVTVIGNAWGEFSIEKYAALEPDLLVSTMNVAPTLWYVPEESAKKITSLAPSVGILTAKSSLTHVIGRFAELAESLGADLKAAKVTAAKKRFEAACETLRKAAKAAKARGGIKVMAIAAQDPLLYVGNPASFTDLRHYKSLGVEFVTPAKPSSAGFFEELAWENADAYDADLILVDRRTGNLQPADLKKSKPTWAKLPAVRAGQVVSWSNEAQFSHAGYAPLIEQLAAAITDAKKTNPAEKAA
- a CDS encoding FecCD family ABC transporter permease, which produces MLVDSPPEPRAESAPAPPKRRATRSIGLLVSVLVLLLVFLTSIAVGAKSMSMDQVWHGLFEDSGTYGDVVVGERLARTLLGLLAGVALGLSGAVLQALTRNPLADPGLLGINLGASAAVVTAISFFGVTSLSGYVWFAFVGAALVGVLLYILGGARGATPVRLALAGTAISAALYGYLQAVMITDGAALNKMRFWTVGSLASANMDTIKQVLPFLVIGTVLALSLARPLNAMAMGDDTARALGAHLTRTRALSMAAATLLCGAATAACGPIVFVGLMVPHIVRSFTGPDMRWILPYAAVLSPVLLLGADVVGRVVARPSELQVGIVTAVIGAPVFILLVRRRKLAQL
- a CDS encoding ABC transporter ATP-binding protein, giving the protein MKPRHQPVQPKDQERAAVNRLIADDVTLGYDQRVIAEKLSVEIPDNSFTVIVGPNACGKSTLLRALSRMLKPSEGRVLLDGNVIQSMPAKKVAKTLGLLPQSSIAPDGITVGDLVARGRYPHQGLLRQWSDDDERIVDESMESTGVRELAERYVDELSGGQRQRVWIAMALAQQTPLLLLDEPTTFLDIQHQIDVLDLCADLHEEQGRTLVAVLHDLNHAARYATHLIALRDGAVVAEGAPADIVTAELVEQTFGIRCQIIDDPETGTPLVIPAARAGRRAPAKAAI
- a CDS encoding tetratricopeptide repeat protein, producing the protein MPIPDDVTGYEIDKDVQQELQSLPKGLAEDVARNLVMVAKLIDEDPEQAYAYSRIALRLASRVAAVREAAGFAAYANQKYSEALAEFRAARRMTGSVELWPVMADCERGLGRPEKALEMAGAPEVQKLDKAGQVEMRLVAAGARRDLDQIDAAIVTLQSPELASNSVQPWTARLRYAYADALLDAGREDEAREWFAKVIESDKDGSTDASDRLAELDGVEFVDALGDDEVDGTDEVAEVVEVVELRESSEDSDDSADDAVDSADSAGHKD
- a CDS encoding DUF1015 family protein → MNTVGHADVTGLELRPFRGVRYVPERVGSLAAVTSPPYDVVVRPDGLLHLESADPHNIVRLILPQATTPAARNQQAADTLGSWLAEGILAPDTEPSLYVYEQHDGDILQRGIIGTLRLSEAAEGIVLPHEDVMPHVVEDRAGLMRATAANLEPLLLTYRSNGDATGALGVIERTALRDPLLSTTTEDGFSHRLWSVRDPAEIAEIASDLARHQALIADGHHRWATNLRLRAEHPSPSAWDHGLVLLVDTARYPLRVRAIHRYLHRLPVADALAALGDSFRVRTLEGDLDHALGALAEAAGKGNAFVLAGDGAFHLVDHPSPDLLTRTVPADFPEAWRTLDATVLHATLLDHVWRIPDAPEHIAYIHDTAATVEKAERDGGTAVLMHPVREEVVRDLARQGVTMPRKSTSFGPKPATGLVLRSLDF
- a CDS encoding HAD hydrolase-like protein translates to MSQTAGGGADRSVRTRPEGSARALSEAYDTALLDLDGVVYAGGHAIAHAVDSLGTAREGGMHLAYVTNNALRTPDAVAEHLTELGIPTEASDVITSAQAAARLVSEQVPAGARVLVIGGDGLRVALRERGLEPVESADDDPVAVVQGYGGPDMAWGRFAEASYAIARGLPWFASNTDLTIPSARGIAPGNGAAVEVVRIATGAEPQVAGKPLPPMHRETILRTGAERPLVVGDRLDTDIEGAFNGEVDSLLVLTGVTDGAQLLAAPPEHRPTYVDVDLRGMLTGQPEVAPVEGGFGCGGWTASVRGDELGLDGEGEVIDGLRALCAAAWTEAGDGTCALDAGKALSRLGV
- a CDS encoding siderophore-interacting protein; the protein is MTESPYQFFDAQVLSAEHLTPAMIRVAFGGTGLSRMASGGRDQRIKIFLPHPGQDTPVMPDTDSGDAMDWYAAWCALDPSVRGIMRTYTTRELRREPDELIVDFAVHGATPSPGDGPATSWARTARPGARIGVLAPVDEENGAYDFRPPQDTDWLLLTADESALPAVASILETLPPGLPTRVWIEVHDLADRQELPTKADAEIHWLTAEGATTDAIRGADLPEGTPYAWVAGESATVKAVRRHLVRDRGFDRKKVSFSGYWRKDTTTDELIERGEAA
- a CDS encoding FecCD family ABC transporter permease, whose protein sequence is MKAIRTRGGLSVRLDVRTAVVVALLLVAALVASVVLIGTGDFEIPAGDVVRTLLGNGDAGQEFIINDLRLPRVLVGLLVGAALGLGGALFQSIARNPLGSPDVLGLGQGSTAGALTMIVLFQGDAVEVAGGALVGGLVTGLAIYLLAWKRGVHGYRLVLVGIGVSAFMTAINGYLLTKADFVDAARAVVWMTGSLNGRDWEQVWPLLALCAVLVPLVLVYGRPLRMLEMGDDVAHALGVRVERTRLVLLIASVLLTAAATAAAGPVAFVALTAPQLARRLTRSPGPNLMPAMFMGATLLIVADWASQRAFGADQLPVGVVTGVLGGAYLLWLLVTQRKAGRI
- a CDS encoding ABC transporter substrate-binding protein, which gives rise to MPTHHPALSRRTLLGAGGALGLGALLTACGGDSDAASSGKGGKDAADAGDGKPWSFKDDRGKTASAERLPKNIVAFISTAAALHDYGIACTGVFGPSKPIDGKPNPQAGDLDLTKLTSLGTEWGQFNIEKYAALEPDLLISNMFPAPALWFVPEESGKKIASLAPTVGIDGARVSLKQPLERYTELAASLGADLETEKVRAAKARFQKAERTLRKAAAANRGLKVLAMTGDADQMYVAVPDSYCDLNYFKDLGIEFVEGKKSDEWGFWEFLSWENADRHHADLIMIDNRTTALPPKELAKKPTWAQLPAVKAGQTVAWSMEERYSYAGYAPVLEGLATAVEKSKRLKR